The DNA segment tttttaagtatatttatatatttattagaatcataaatttcacattccaaaaaccctaccacacccttcaactctaaaccctaagtctagattagttaaccctaagggtataattatattttacccTTGATTAAAAGTgaaggtaaaagtggttagtgtaaacatgaaaagtggtactatgaatgtggtatttgtggcaatttcccatgTTATAACTCAATTTTTgttatcatattattaaaacagaaacaatatttatctacttccaagtaatctatattggaccattacatttatttaatttatatttattttcctaCAACTAActtagtttttattaaatatatattatacctaaccagttatttaaatattttcaaaataagatatttaaaaagATATTATTAAGTATATTTTCCTAAGATaagatttaataatattttttaatatcctttatttaaaatttaaatatacatttcttttgaatatttacttttaaataataaaactcgtaattaatattaactataatttaaaatgaataCTAATTCATTTTTCATCTATATGATAAGAAATAcaatttctataatatttatatatacattatttatgtTCATAATTAAATTACTACACCAAATTGTAAATATAAAGTAACTTAATCCatttattaactattttataaattataaaataaaataacagaaTGACATATATTCATGAATTTTACAACATACTTCAACTTATTAAAAAACTATTAAAGTATgaaatataaactaataaataatttcataagctaatatacatatttaatttaaattattaaaaataaataaatttatttatcaagTATGAGACGTGTAGAATGACAATAATTGATTTGTATAATAATGCTgacagaaaatataataataaaataattttttaccaatataaatttttttaaaaatgtactataatttaaagtttaaaatattagtaaaattgATACAAGGCaggttatttaaattatttatcttatattcataaaattatattcatgtaaattttaatttattatatatactttaagaacatgtgtttttataaaaaaagatacATATGTATAAGATTTCTAATTTTCAGTAAATGATTTTTTCCATAAAAATCCATCTCGCGCTTTAAagtgcggatcaaaatctaataataaatattattattagatacaataaaaatatataacaaattaataaatattaaaatgtttaatatgaataatgaaattaaattaaaatttttaaataaaccaaaaaacaaatataaaaaaaattctaataacaTGTGAAcaagaaattaaattaattaaataaataagaaattatatttatttcaaaCTTAAATCACAAAATTGTAATAACCGTACACGAATCATTGATGCTcaaatatatttctatttgaGTATGCATCCTCTCAAATATTGATCCATTATGCTTACAACAAAATGATAAATTAGTTTGACTAAAAATTTGTATGACTAACTGTTATAAAATTAGAGCATCACATTCATAATATATCCACCATTCATCTTAACATTCATAAATTAGAatactttaaatatataaatttacgtCAAATTGTATTACATAATGGGTCACCCAGTTCAACCGGTAGCTGGGTCCAAGGTTTTAGCGCTTTTTGCGGgttttaagaatttttaaataacaagttctaaaagaaaaaaacaaactggATTACATATAGAATCATCGTTTTTTTGGTTTAACCGCGGATCCGGATCGGGTTTCATAACATTGAATATAACGCTTCATGTGTAACATTTAAATGTAGACACATAATCAAAAATGCaaatttatatcatataaaCTTGGTTTGTTTCAAAAATAGTCCCGCTCTTTGAAATCGCGAATCGAAATCTAGTTAAACCATCAAGACTCAAACAATAACTTTTTTGATAGTCCAAAAACCgttagataaaaaaatttatctatattaataaaatagatgtATAAGAGATCTAGAATATTACTGGTGACTAATATTGAATATATAGCTGAAATACATTGGAAAATAGTAGATAACGACATTCAGTTTTCTTTTTGAAGCAGTAATAACAACATTTAAATATTAGTTACAACAACCGGTACAAACTTGACATTCACAACGACGCATGTTTTTGGTTTAGGAGTGCAACTACAATTCTTAGGCATCTGACTTGCACCTCGTGCAGCCTAAAGTCAATGAAACAAGTGGTATGTGGACAGGTTCTTGCGTTGATCCACTGAACAGTTGCTTAGAAGATCAGTAAACAGGTTCTTGCGTTGCTTGCTACAACACAGGGTTCTTTTTTATTCGATTTACATGACAGAAATTATAAAGGGAAAATATTTTAACCCAAAACATTCCTCATCTAATTTTGAGATACTACTGTTCAATTCGGATTTCAGTTGggtttggttcagtttggtTCGATTTTGGTTATTTCTTTTGATATTtcagtttataaaaattaactaCCATATTAATATCATATCTACTTTAGTTTGGTTCGATTTATATACTATCGATTTTAATATCATTCATTTTTTACTAAATAACCATAgctatatttatgttttatgatattttagaattttagtcGATATGATTAGAAATTGGatttattaaacataaaaaaatattttcattaccTTACCTTTTACCTATAATATTTTCTTTcagttaattataaaaataattagtagaagtaaaagttaataattatgataattttcataaataaaaataataaaagttaataatatcataatagTATTGAAAACTAAATTTAGCACAAATttctgttaaaaaaatatattatatttaatttaataaaaatgaaaaataaaataactttgAACCTTCACCACTAGGCTACAGTGCCTCTAGGCCCATGAAACGTaagctaagagcatctccaaaaatgaaaaagtttccaaaactctatatttaaagtttaaaggtgttcttctccaaaatcaaaacttcaaaactatttatatcttataatatggtccttatatttgtcataactaatttgatccataaaaattttgtaaataactagcacaaacatattacaataatattatttaataaaatattcaattaaatataaaaatttaaataaaaataacttaactaatattaaacttcaaacaaaatgccatattatttcataaaataattttcgtagtgcatatatgatctattaGTGCATTTCAAAGTAAAAATGGAGTAATATTGATCTTTGAAAATACATTAGatcaaaacaaaaaagtaaaagagaaacagaaaatattgctaaaagactaatTTCTTTTCGATGATATTgatactcgtgaatatattcaatATGAACAAAAAAGAATTGTCAAAAAAgacatcaaaaacaacaacaacaacaacaaccgtaccatcttcagttacacaaaatgtttggacaatatttgaaaattttgaaggttccggatcaaacttacctgaccattagtgttgttgtaatatttgaatttgtgtaatagttatgtcatcatgtaattttttaaaatctttttgttaagttttttttgtatattattgttgtctaaatctagttaaattttttaaatcttatttttaagttttatttaattttatgtgtaaaatttaaaatctgtaaacaaaatttaaaatatttatgagatatagtttttaaggattaaaacaataaacggaaaaatatttatgaatcataaatgtgatgtatGATTGTAAGGACCagaatgcaaataaaaatatgaaatgctCTAGTAACAACACAATACGCTTAAGAATATTTGGGGTGTCTTGTGTATTTCTTAAATGGCAGGTTGAGAACGTTAAGTCCTTAGAAATAAGAGGGCACAACATGTAAATATTTGTGTAGCCTTAAATGAAAAGAAACGAAAAATAGAAAATTGAGAaacaagaaaattaaattaaattgattaaaatcATTAAACCAAAGAAGAACCCTCCAAAAAGAACACACTTCTGGTTTGCGTCTTTGTCTTGCAATAAAAACTCGGAGACGCAAAGCAAGTGGCGAACGTTTCGTAAAACCTTGTTTCGCCGCCTCTCGGTTTTCGACTCGGTTCCAACTCGACTCAGTGATCGAATCGTTCCAAACGTGTCTGATCGTTTGGTTCGGGTTTGTAATAACGGGGATTAAGCGATTAATTAcgcgtttatttttgtttgtttgtttgtttgcaaaCAATCAAAAACTCAGAACTTTGTGTTGGAGATTGAAAAAAGTTGAGGGCTTTAAGAGATAATCTGACTGTTTAtgatttgagtttgtgttgtgttgtgtgtgGCCAATGCTGGATTTTCGAGACGGTTTGTAGGCGACAAAGTTTAGTGTTTGGTGTTTAATTGAGAATGGGAGAAAGTTATGAACTTGAAGAAGGAGAGTTTAATTGTTCTGCTAATTATGATCTTGAACTTGATCTCTCCTACATTGTGAGCCTTCTTCTTGTTTACATGTTTTCATTAAAAGACTGTTCTTTCTTTGTGTTGGTATGATGTGTTAGCTTGAACAGCACCCTGTGTTTATAAGGCTAATAAGTCTTATGCATCGTAGTTCTGTTAGATATAACTTGTTTTGAGTGCTGCCTCTTGATCGTACGATACTTATGTGCTGCATTGTTGTAATCAAGCTTTGTTGGTTTGTGTATTGAAGGACAAGAAGATAGAGAATGTACTAGGCGACTTACAAAAAAAGTTTGAACTGGGATCCTTGGATATGTTTGGTAAGTAATATTATCAATGGCTTTAGGGAGAAAAATGTTGTTGAGAGGTGAGACGTAATTTGATAGAATGATATGATTGGTCAGGTCCACAAGTCTATAAATATGGATCATTTTTGCCCACTTACAAGCGTTCCCCTGCGGTGCCACCATGTCAAAGGAGTTCCATGGAGAATAATAACGCCCAGAGATTTCCAAACAACTTACCAGTGAAGGTATGAGAAAATTTGGATTTGAAGATAAAATCTAGACCTTTTAGTGGATCAATGCTTATAAGTAGTTTACATATGAGTAGTAATAACTTGTTTTTCTTTCCTTGCGCAGAACGTTGTTCAGAAGATTCAGTCACTACCTGCTACTTCTTGTAAACCAGCAAGTATTCAGGATTCCAAGACCAATCAGTCTTCAGGTTCCCTTTTGCCTCAAGCTCCTGAAAAGGTTACCATAAAGAAAGAAGATGCAAGAGTACCAGGCAGTGATTCGTCTGATCATAAGCCGATTAGACTTCGGATCAAAATGGGTTCTAAAATCTTGTCTCAAAAGGTCACGATGGTTTGCAAGGATCTTGGTCTTGATGATTCCCCAACCCGAAACAGCCATGATGGTATAAGCAGAATGCTCCCACATACATCTCTGGAGAAGACATGTGAATCTCCCTCCCGTATTCTTCAGGTAGATCATACCTCACATTCTTTTGTTCAAACTACTTTGCAATGCCAACTTAATGTTAACTTCATGAAACAGGATTTGACTGCCATCCCTGTCCCAGAGGATCTACTGATGTCCCCTCTTCCTGAAAGTCTGCTTAATTTGAAGGATAAGGAGAAGCGATATACATTATTAGGCAATGAACCAGTAGCTAAGCCAGGGAAGGTTCCTTTTGTTCAGACACAGAACAAGTTTTCTGATGTTTTAGGCTGTGGGGAAACTCCAAGTGGAAGGAGGAAAAGGAAAGCGGTTGACTGCTTTAATGCTACCACATTGAATGCGACTTCATCAATTGGTGAGGTGAAGAAGCAAAAAGTTTGTTCCACTGGTGCCTTAGCCAGGGAAAGCACAACTTGTGGGATAAATTCTACTAGTGATGGGTTTACAAGAAAAAGCAACTTGCAGAAAGTTATTAAAAAGGATGTAGAAAGTGATCCTAGAGTCGCCATTGCTAAGTCAAACAGAATGAAGGTTGTTGGGAAACATGCtgagaaggagaaagagatATATCCAATAAAGTTGAAACAGAACAGTAGCAAAAGTAGCTATGGTGATAAAGTTTTATCAAAGATGCCTTCCAAGGATACTGCAAATAAAGCTGATTTTGCGCTTCCACCTGCCTCCACTAGTCTGGACCTTGATAGTTGGGCCGAATGTGATACCTGTAAAAAATGGCGGCTACTGCCCTTCAGCGAAAACCCTGATAAGCTGCCTGATAAGTGGGTGTGTAGCATGCAAACCTGGCTGTAAGTATTCTGTTTCTACATCATCCACTCATACAGTTTGTATCTTTTGCTCCTTTCTTGTTTCAAGCACTAGTCCTTTTTGGTTAGTTTGAATCAAGTTTCATTGTTCATTATAGCACAAGTCTTTTGACTTGGTCCTTCAACCTTGTGTACAGTCTTCAGGTTATCAAATTATTTAATCTCCTTGACATCCTTCctgaaatatttttgtaggccTGGGATGAATCATTGTCGCATCAGCCAGGAAGAGACAACAAACGCTATTATATCTATTCATGGTACTAAGGTTCACGGTCCTGAGACTAGTAATGCTGATAAAAGCTACCACCAATCTTTAACTTCTGGTTCTTTGCCTAATCTAATTGAGAGAAAGCCACAAGGAGTTTCAAGCAAAAGCATGGTTGATGCTGCAAAGCCTACGAAAAGTACCTCACACGtgcttaaaataaaaaacataaagcTGCCGCTCAAAACTTGTAATGCTGCTCAGATATCAACAGACCAGAAAGCAAAGGGGAAATCGGCAGGTCTGTTCTACCCTTTTACAGCTACTGTACATTTGTAACGCACTTGGGATTCTTATTtatcaatatataatttattatcgtAGGTACCGGTATTCAGATAAAGATCAAGAAGGAAAAGGATGGTGACAATCAAGAAAGTGAAAGTTCCAAGCAAATCAAGACTGGTGATGGCAACAAACTCTCCCGAGATTTAAAAGCAGAAGAGATTCATTGTAAACGAGATCTGGATTGTACTCCAGCAGAGAGGAAAACAAAGCGTCATGACAATGATTTGTACCCTTCGGATGTAGAGCGAGCCACAAAGAAAAGATTACTCAAAGCAACAACTGGTAGTGGCTCCTTATGCATAAAAGCTCATGGCATTATCAATACTCCTGCGAGAAAGTTTGGTGATTTGTCTTGCTCAAGTCTGAAAACATTCCTAGAAAATAGAGCTGGGGTTACGAATGTCAATGCCATTACTCATGAGACTATGGATAGATCCTCCAAGTCTGCGAATGATATACTTCAAGAGGCTGAAAAGCTGAAAAAGCTTGCTGGCTGTTTCAAGGTCAGATTTTGGTCTAATGTAGTCTGAAGCGTGAAGTTCCATCTGCTTTCAATAAACACATGATGGAACATTAATATGTATCACTGCTGTCTTTCTTCTAATTGTGTTGGCTATTAATCTGGGTGTCTTTCTATCTCAATGAACTCAGAGCTCTGGATTTGACAATGAATACAAGGAGGTCAACTTCGACGCAGCTCTCAGGTTTCTACTTGGAGCTTCGATTATGGAAATGTCCAGTACCGAGAAAGTGGAAGATGGGAGGATGAGCCATGTTGAAGCGTACCATACTGCTGCAAAACTTTCAGAGTAAGTGAATGGTTGTGCTTGCTCATTTCTTTATAGCTGAGGAAACTGCTCAGGAATTTAATGCAGTTAGGTGTTGGTGT comes from the Brassica rapa cultivar Chiifu-401-42 chromosome A01, CAAS_Brap_v3.01, whole genome shotgun sequence genome and includes:
- the LOC103870417 gene encoding uncharacterized protein LOC103870417 isoform X1 — encoded protein: MGESYELEEGEFNCSANYDLELDLSYIDKKIENVLGDLQKKFELGSLDMFGPQVYKYGSFLPTYKRSPAVPPCQRSSMENNNAQRFPNNLPVKNVVQKIQSLPATSCKPASIQDSKTNQSSGSLLPQAPEKVTIKKEDARVPGSDSSDHKPIRLRIKMGSKILSQKVTMVCKDLGLDDSPTRNSHDGISRMLPHTSLEKTCESPSRILQDLTAIPVPEDLLMSPLPESLLNLKDKEKRYTLLGNEPVAKPGKVPFVQTQNKFSDVLGCGETPSGRRKRKAVDCFNATTLNATSSIGEVKKQKVCSTGALARESTTCGINSTSDGFTRKSNLQKVIKKDVESDPRVAIAKSNRMKVVGKHAEKEKEIYPIKLKQNSSKSSYGDKVLSKMPSKDTANKADFALPPASTSLDLDSWAECDTCKKWRLLPFSENPDKLPDKWVCSMQTWLPGMNHCRISQEETTNAIISIHGTKVHGPETSNADKSYHQSLTSGSLPNLIERKPQGVSSKSMVDAAKPTKSTSHVLKIKNIKLPLKTCNAAQISTDQKAKGKSAGTGIQIKIKKEKDGDNQESESSKQIKTGDGNKLSRDLKAEEIHCKRDLDCTPAERKTKRHDNDLYPSDVERATKKRLLKATTGSGSLCIKAHGIINTPARKFGDLSCSSLKTFLENRAGVTNVNAITHETMDRSSKSANDILQEAEKLKKLAGCFKSSGFDNEYKEVNFDAALRFLLGASIMEMSSTEKVEDGRMSHVEAYHTAAKLSESCAHQYETKKEMSAAALAYKCVEVACMRVVYCRSLGLSGELNELQKMVQMTPQGESPSSSASDIDSFCHQGVIDKSAKTKRGLSHGVGTLLPIARNHQNFVPLLEVTESMNLAMEASAKSQQALGAVTVVTSEETLHEDCVSAIKKVVDFSFHDVEALIQMIEVARDVLRSSKVRGP
- the LOC103870417 gene encoding uncharacterized protein LOC103870417 isoform X2; amino-acid sequence: MFGPQVYKYGSFLPTYKRSPAVPPCQRSSMENNNAQRFPNNLPVKNVVQKIQSLPATSCKPASIQDSKTNQSSGSLLPQAPEKVTIKKEDARVPGSDSSDHKPIRLRIKMGSKILSQKVTMVCKDLGLDDSPTRNSHDGISRMLPHTSLEKTCESPSRILQDLTAIPVPEDLLMSPLPESLLNLKDKEKRYTLLGNEPVAKPGKVPFVQTQNKFSDVLGCGETPSGRRKRKAVDCFNATTLNATSSIGEVKKQKVCSTGALARESTTCGINSTSDGFTRKSNLQKVIKKDVESDPRVAIAKSNRMKVVGKHAEKEKEIYPIKLKQNSSKSSYGDKVLSKMPSKDTANKADFALPPASTSLDLDSWAECDTCKKWRLLPFSENPDKLPDKWVCSMQTWLPGMNHCRISQEETTNAIISIHGTKVHGPETSNADKSYHQSLTSGSLPNLIERKPQGVSSKSMVDAAKPTKSTSHVLKIKNIKLPLKTCNAAQISTDQKAKGKSAGTGIQIKIKKEKDGDNQESESSKQIKTGDGNKLSRDLKAEEIHCKRDLDCTPAERKTKRHDNDLYPSDVERATKKRLLKATTGSGSLCIKAHGIINTPARKFGDLSCSSLKTFLENRAGVTNVNAITHETMDRSSKSANDILQEAEKLKKLAGCFKSSGFDNEYKEVNFDAALRFLLGASIMEMSSTEKVEDGRMSHVEAYHTAAKLSESCAHQYETKKEMSAAALAYKCVEVACMRVVYCRSLGLSGELNELQKMVQMTPQGESPSSSASDIDSFCHQGVIDKSAKTKRGLSHGVGTLLPIARNHQNFVPLLEVTESMNLAMEASAKSQQALGAVTVVTSEETLHEDCVSAIKKVVDFSFHDVEALIQMIEVARDVLRSSKVRGP